Proteins from a genomic interval of Spea bombifrons isolate aSpeBom1 chromosome 4, aSpeBom1.2.pri, whole genome shotgun sequence:
- the COMMD4 gene encoding COMM domain-containing protein 4, with amino-acid sequence MRFRFCGDLDCPDWVLAEISTLARISSIKLKLICAQVLKEQLGEKIDYEKILKLTLDARLESGDIKATVAVLCFILSSAAKHNVSSDNLSSELQQLGLPKEHAASLCRSYEEKQNALQETLRENSLRLMRLSSLSWRVDQTLSSSVVQQVNEPLVHLNLCVTDTYSSKPVTVTMSAMKLRVLLTEMKQALEIMNALN; translated from the exons ATG AGATTCCGGTTTTGTGGTGATCTGGATTGCCCTGATTGGGTTTTAGCTGAAATCAGTACTCTTGCTAGAATA TCCTCCATTAAGCTGAAGCTGATTTGTGCTCAGGTGCTAAAGGAACAACTTGGAGAGAAGATTGAT tatgAAAAGATTTTGAAGCTGACATTAGATGCTCGTTTGG agtCTGGCGATATCAAAGCCACAGTTGCTGTCCTGTGCTTTATTCTGTCAAGTGCAGCCAAGCACAATGTAAGCAGTGACAATTTGTCTAGTGAGCTCCAGCAACTGGGACTGCCAAAAG AACATGCTGCATCATTATGTAGATCTTATGAAGAGAAGCAAAATGCTCTGCAAGAGACACTGAGGGAGAACAGCTTACGAT TGATGCGCTTGTCCTCGCTGAGCTGGCGAGTTGACCAGACGCTTAGCTCTAGTGTTGTACAGCAAGTGAATGAGCCACTTGTGCACCTAAACCTATGTGTGACCGATACTTACAGTTCCAAACCTGTCACCGTTACTATGTCTGCCATGAAACTAAGAGTACTATTGACAG AAATGAAGCAAGccttggaaattatgaatgcgcTAAACTAA